Proteins from a genomic interval of Mesobacillus sp. S13:
- a CDS encoding lactonase family protein — protein sequence MATHDTFKGYFGTYTKGDSEGIYSFTLDRVSGKILDVEPAATLENPTYLTVSDDNRFLYAVAKEGGTGGVASFGIVESGKLSYINSQLAPGASPCHVSVNKENSQLLSANYHKGSADSYLLNSETGSIEEVLSSAVHEGSGPDERQEKAHTHYAGFTPDGNYAAVVDLGIDQLITYSLDNGQLIEKSVLHIAPGSGPRHLVFHPNHKIAFLMTEFSSEVLVLKYNSEDGSFEQLQAISTLPSDFTENNQGSAIHISSDGKYVYAANRGHDSIAIFKVDPECFQLEFVEHTSTEGHWPRDFVLDPSEKFLIATNQNSSNVVLYARDAETGKLTLLQSDVKVPDPVCVKFLNY from the coding sequence ATGGCAACCCATGATACATTCAAAGGCTATTTTGGTACATATACAAAAGGGGACAGCGAGGGCATCTACTCTTTTACCCTTGATAGAGTGAGTGGCAAGATTCTGGACGTAGAACCAGCAGCAACCCTGGAAAACCCTACTTACCTGACAGTCAGTGACGACAATCGCTTTCTTTATGCTGTCGCAAAGGAAGGCGGCACTGGAGGTGTGGCATCCTTCGGTATCGTGGAATCCGGAAAGCTATCTTACATCAATTCGCAGCTTGCGCCAGGAGCTTCACCCTGCCATGTTAGCGTGAACAAGGAAAACAGCCAGCTTTTATCTGCTAATTACCATAAAGGATCTGCTGATTCCTACCTGTTGAACTCAGAAACTGGCAGTATTGAAGAAGTCTTATCCAGCGCGGTGCATGAAGGCTCAGGACCTGATGAGCGCCAGGAAAAAGCGCACACCCATTATGCGGGCTTCACCCCGGACGGCAACTATGCAGCAGTAGTCGACCTTGGCATCGACCAGTTGATAACCTATAGCCTGGATAATGGCCAGCTGATTGAGAAGAGTGTACTGCATATTGCACCAGGAAGCGGTCCAAGACATCTTGTTTTTCACCCTAACCACAAGATTGCCTTTTTGATGACAGAATTCAGCTCTGAGGTTCTCGTTTTAAAGTACAATTCAGAAGACGGCAGCTTCGAACAGCTACAGGCAATTTCCACCCTGCCTTCAGATTTTACCGAAAACAACCAGGGAAGCGCCATCCATATTTCCTCTGATGGGAAATACGTCTACGCAGCCAATCGAGGCCATGACAGTATTGCGATTTTCAAGGTGGATCCAGAATGCTTCCAGCTTGAGTTTGTCGAGCATACGTCAACAGAAGGACACTGGCCAAGGGATTTTGTTCTCGACCCGAGCGAGAAATTCCTGATTGCGACGAACCAGAATTCCAGCAATGTCGTACTCTATGCCCGTGACGCAGAAACAGGCAAATTGACTTTGCTGCAGTCTGATGTGAAGGTTCCAGATCCGGTCTGTGTAAAATTTTTGAATTACTAA
- a CDS encoding MBL fold metallo-hydrolase, with protein sequence MYFKSFFDDQLAHMSYLIGCQRTGEAIVIDPARNIQPYLDIAKKEGFNISAATETHIHADYLSGARELAHHYGAKLYLSDEGDKDWKYQYVDQYEHELLTEGSTFNIGNVYFEVLHTPGHTPESISFLLTDKGGGANEPMGIFTGDFLFVGDVGRPDLLEKAAGIKDTSEAGAHQMFESLRKVEKLSDFLQVWPAHGAGSACGKSLGAVPMSTLGYEKKFNWAFQIKEEDKFVEELLAGQPEPPKYFAQMKKLNKVGPELLRREETPKVSLSEAGDAVVVDTRPANEFASGHAEGTINIPYNNSFTNWAGWLLSYEQDIVLIVDPEKLPDVKKSLQSIGLDQVTGYVDPKELDGSLEEYKNVTASEAKGMMVDENYFVIDVRNQSEWNSGHIPGAHHMMLGNLTDKLDEVPKDKKIIAHCQSGARSAIGTSLLLKNGFKNVVNLEGGYSAWEKEGLPVKKG encoded by the coding sequence ATGTATTTCAAGTCATTTTTTGATGATCAGCTTGCACATATGTCGTACTTGATTGGCTGCCAGAGGACGGGAGAGGCGATTGTCATCGACCCGGCAAGGAATATTCAGCCTTATCTGGATATCGCTAAAAAAGAAGGATTCAATATTTCAGCCGCAACTGAAACCCATATTCATGCAGATTATCTGTCAGGAGCAAGGGAGCTTGCCCATCACTATGGAGCAAAGCTGTATTTATCCGATGAAGGGGATAAAGATTGGAAGTATCAATATGTCGACCAGTATGAGCATGAATTGTTGACAGAAGGCTCGACATTCAATATCGGGAATGTTTATTTCGAAGTGCTCCATACGCCGGGGCATACACCGGAAAGCATTTCATTCCTTCTGACGGATAAGGGCGGCGGCGCCAATGAACCGATGGGCATTTTCACGGGAGACTTCCTGTTCGTTGGTGACGTCGGGCGTCCGGATCTGCTAGAAAAGGCGGCAGGCATCAAGGACACCTCCGAAGCAGGAGCACACCAGATGTTCGAATCGCTCCGGAAAGTGGAAAAGCTGTCTGACTTCCTGCAAGTATGGCCAGCACACGGAGCAGGAAGTGCCTGCGGAAAATCACTTGGCGCTGTCCCTATGTCCACTTTAGGCTATGAGAAAAAATTCAACTGGGCATTCCAGATCAAAGAAGAGGACAAATTCGTTGAGGAACTGCTTGCGGGTCAGCCGGAGCCTCCAAAATACTTCGCCCAGATGAAAAAGCTTAATAAAGTAGGTCCTGAATTGCTCAGGCGTGAGGAAACTCCAAAAGTATCATTGTCTGAAGCAGGGGATGCGGTGGTTGTCGACACCCGTCCGGCAAATGAGTTCGCCAGTGGACATGCTGAAGGCACGATCAACATCCCTTACAACAATTCCTTCACGAACTGGGCAGGCTGGCTATTAAGTTATGAGCAGGACATCGTATTGATCGTAGATCCGGAAAAATTGCCTGACGTGAAAAAATCACTGCAGTCAATCGGACTTGATCAGGTCACAGGGTATGTCGATCCGAAAGAGCTCGACGGCAGCCTGGAAGAGTATAAGAATGTCACCGCAAGTGAAGCAAAAGGAATGATGGTAGACGAAAACTACTTTGTCATCGACGTCCGCAATCAGAGTGAATGGAATAGCGGCCACATCCCCGGTGCCCATCATATGATGCTCGGAAACCTGACCGACAAGCTTGACGAAGTGCCAAAAGACAAGAAAATCATCGCCCATTGCCAGTCAGGCGCACGCTCCGCAATCGGAACAAGCCTGCTTTTGAAAAATGGCTTCAAGAATGTAGTCAACCTCGAGGGAGGCTACTCCGCATGGGAAAAAGAAGGACTCCCAGTTAAAAAGGGTTAA
- a CDS encoding Gfo/Idh/MocA family protein — MVRFGVVGTNWITEAFIKGASHHKDFQLSAVYSRAEDRAAEFASKFGVDTIFTDMEEMAKSDAIDAVYLASPNSMHASQAITFMENGKHVLCEKAIASNSRELDEMIKSAKDHKVVLMEALKSTLMPNFKAVQENLDKIGTIRRYFASYCQYSSRYDKYKEGTVLNAFNPEFSAGSLMDIGIYCIYPLVVLFGEPKSIQANGYVLESGVDGEGSLILKYDEMDAVIMFSKITDSALPSEIHGENGNIRINKISTPEKVEILYRNGKSEDISREQLDDNMFYEAEEFITLIQQGKLESNNNSLENSRITMKILDEARSQMGVRFPSDR, encoded by the coding sequence ATGGTGCGTTTCGGAGTGGTAGGAACAAATTGGATTACAGAAGCGTTTATTAAAGGTGCAAGCCACCATAAGGATTTTCAGCTTAGTGCAGTTTACTCACGTGCAGAGGACCGTGCTGCAGAATTTGCCAGCAAATTCGGAGTGGATACTATTTTTACAGACATGGAAGAGATGGCGAAAAGTGATGCCATTGATGCTGTCTATCTCGCCAGTCCCAATTCCATGCATGCCAGCCAGGCGATTACATTCATGGAAAATGGCAAGCATGTTCTTTGTGAAAAAGCGATTGCGTCTAACAGCCGTGAACTGGATGAGATGATCAAGAGTGCAAAGGATCACAAGGTTGTTTTGATGGAGGCGCTAAAATCAACCTTGATGCCGAACTTCAAGGCTGTCCAGGAGAATCTGGATAAAATCGGCACGATCAGAAGGTATTTCGCAAGCTATTGCCAGTACTCGTCCCGCTATGACAAATATAAAGAAGGTACCGTGCTGAACGCCTTCAACCCGGAGTTTTCGGCAGGTTCGCTTATGGATATCGGTATCTATTGCATCTATCCGCTCGTCGTACTGTTTGGAGAGCCAAAGTCGATTCAGGCAAATGGTTACGTACTAGAATCGGGAGTGGATGGGGAAGGCAGCCTGATCTTGAAATATGATGAAATGGATGCTGTCATCATGTTTTCAAAAATCACTGATTCGGCTCTTCCTTCCGAAATACACGGTGAGAACGGGAATATCAGGATTAATAAAATCAGCACGCCGGAAAAAGTGGAAATTCTTTATCGCAATGGGAAATCTGAAGATATATCGAGAGAACAACTGGATGATAATATGTTCTATGAAGCAGAGGAATTCATTACGCTGATTCAGCAAGGGAAACTGGAATCTAATAATAACTCACTTGAGAACTCGAGGATCACCATGAAGATTCTTGATGAAGCAAGGTCGCAAATGGGTGTCAGGTTCCCGAGCGACAGATAA
- a CDS encoding DoxX family protein, with translation MFAKWLRENNIAAGLLTVIRVWLGYNWMTAGWGKLTGDGFDATGYLKNAVANPVKGPDGNMVYGWYVNFLESFAIPNVDLFNFIVPLGEFLIGLGLILGCLTTAAMFFGLVMNFSFFLAGTVSHNPTDIFFGFIILFSGFNAAKYGLDRWVVPFIRKTVFKQTPEAAHKSA, from the coding sequence ATGTTCGCTAAATGGTTAAGAGAAAACAATATTGCTGCTGGCCTGTTGACTGTAATTAGGGTTTGGCTTGGTTACAACTGGATGACTGCTGGATGGGGCAAATTGACTGGTGACGGTTTTGACGCTACGGGATATTTAAAAAATGCTGTTGCGAACCCAGTAAAAGGCCCAGACGGAAACATGGTTTATGGATGGTATGTTAACTTCCTAGAAAGCTTTGCCATCCCGAATGTCGATCTTTTCAACTTCATCGTTCCGCTTGGAGAATTCCTGATTGGACTTGGACTTATCCTTGGATGCTTGACAACTGCTGCCATGTTCTTCGGACTAGTGATGAACTTCAGTTTCTTCCTTGCCGGAACAGTTTCTCATAACCCAACAGACATCTTCTTTGGCTTCATCATCCTGTTCTCTGGCTTCAATGCTGCCAAATACGGCTTGGACCGCTGGGTGGTTCCTTTCATCCGCAAGACTGTCTTCAAACAAACACCAGAAGCTGCACATAAATCTGCTTAA
- the nadE gene encoding ammonia-dependent NAD(+) synthetase, which produces MSLQKQIIEALDVRPNIDPQEEIKKRKQFLKEYLLASRAKGYVLGISGGQDSTLAGRLAQLAAEELRSEGKDAKFVAVRLPYAVQKDEEDAQKALDFIKPDQTITFNIQPAVDTFNTQFEEAIGDRMTDFNKGNAKARMRMITQYAIAGQDGLLVIGTDHAAEAVTGFFTKYGDGGADLLPLSGLNKRQGRELLKALNAEPRLYLKEPTADLLDNKPLQSDETELGVSYEVIDDYLEGKQIDEAAAAKIEGRYLASEHKRHTPASMFDSWWKK; this is translated from the coding sequence ATGAGCTTGCAAAAACAGATTATAGAAGCATTGGATGTTCGTCCCAATATTGATCCCCAAGAGGAAATCAAGAAAAGAAAGCAATTTTTAAAAGAATATTTGCTTGCTTCAAGGGCAAAAGGATACGTCTTAGGAATCAGTGGCGGCCAGGACTCCACTTTGGCTGGAAGGTTGGCGCAGCTGGCTGCAGAGGAATTGCGATCAGAAGGCAAGGACGCCAAATTCGTGGCTGTCAGACTTCCATATGCTGTACAAAAAGACGAGGAAGATGCACAGAAAGCACTGGACTTCATTAAGCCTGATCAAACCATCACCTTCAATATCCAGCCTGCGGTTGATACCTTCAATACACAGTTCGAGGAAGCGATTGGTGATCGAATGACGGACTTTAACAAGGGGAACGCGAAGGCAAGGATGAGGATGATTACTCAGTATGCCATTGCGGGACAGGATGGCTTGCTAGTGATCGGGACAGACCATGCTGCCGAGGCTGTGACTGGATTCTTTACAAAGTACGGAGATGGCGGTGCTGATTTGCTGCCGTTATCGGGTCTCAACAAGCGCCAGGGCAGGGAGCTGCTGAAGGCATTGAACGCAGAACCAAGACTGTACCTGAAGGAACCTACTGCCGATCTTCTTGACAATAAGCCGCTCCAATCAGATGAAACCGAGCTTGGAGTGAGTTATGAAGTAATTGATGACTATCTTGAAGGAAAGCAGATCGACGAAGCAGCTGCAGCCAAGATTGAGGGCAGATATCTTGCTTCAGAGCATAAACGGCATACGCCGGCATCCATGTTTGATTCATGGTGGAAGAAGTGA
- a CDS encoding response regulator transcription factor: MKILVIEDNESVCEMIEMFFLKEGIEGRFVNDGLQGYEAYKDEDWDLLIVDWMLPGMDGVMLCRKIRQEGSDVPIIMLTAKDSESDQVLGLEMGADDYVTKPFSPLALMARIKAVARRYQKQKPDEHSEVGTSALKINKETREVKLDGKPVTNLTPKEFDLLLFFAQHPRQVFTREQLLERVWGYQFYGDERTVDVHIKRLRKKIGTFEQPFFHTVWGVGYKFDESSDGA, encoded by the coding sequence GTGAAAATATTAGTGATTGAGGATAATGAAAGTGTCTGCGAGATGATTGAGATGTTCTTTTTAAAAGAGGGCATTGAAGGCAGATTTGTGAATGATGGCCTCCAAGGCTATGAGGCTTATAAGGACGAAGATTGGGATTTGCTGATTGTTGATTGGATGCTTCCTGGCATGGATGGTGTCATGCTGTGCAGGAAGATCAGGCAGGAGGGCAGTGATGTGCCGATTATCATGCTGACGGCCAAGGATAGTGAATCGGATCAGGTTCTTGGACTGGAAATGGGGGCCGATGATTATGTGACGAAGCCTTTCAGCCCGCTGGCTTTGATGGCGAGGATCAAGGCTGTGGCCCGGCGGTATCAAAAACAGAAGCCCGATGAGCACAGCGAGGTTGGGACGAGCGCACTGAAAATTAACAAAGAAACACGTGAAGTGAAGCTGGATGGGAAACCAGTCACCAACTTGACACCAAAGGAGTTCGACCTGCTTCTATTTTTCGCCCAGCACCCGCGTCAGGTATTCACGAGAGAGCAGTTGCTGGAGCGTGTCTGGGGATACCAATTTTACGGGGATGAACGAACGGTTGATGTCCACATTAAGCGCCTGAGGAAGAAAATCGGCACGTTTGAACAGCCATTCTTCCATACGGTTTGGGGAGTCGGCTATAAATTCGATGAAAGTTCGGATGGGGCATGA
- a CDS encoding sensor histidine kinase — protein MKVKYIYQQFISHISIIIVAFLILSLVFTQYVETLVYKNKTEELISYGENILRDLDRGGERPDQVINQYARVLFGRDIQFSVFDENIQLLNPIRWRGPAIELSEKEWSQLTSGKPIVKNYDLERYDRAVTLVVLPYVDRGNFIGGILLTSPISGTREMITEINKYLIYTMLIALGVSFLLSWVLARIHVNRIKKLQEATSAVSAGDYTVKVPKSDFDEIGELANDFNSMVSRLNESKSEIESLENRRRQFMSDVSHELRTPLTTISGIIEGLRNDMIPEEEKERGIKLVSQETKRLIRLVNENLDYDKIRSNQVQLVKEDIELIEVFEIIQDQLGFQAEERHNRIEIEADEKAMVHADYDRLLQILINITKNSIQFTENGTIWLRGRMVGPKTMIEIEDTGIGIEPAEIEKIWHRFYKADISRTSNPFGEFGLGLSIVKQLVQMHDGKISVKSEQGKGTKFIIEIPVEKGQSL, from the coding sequence ATGAAGGTTAAATATATCTACCAGCAATTCATCAGCCATATCAGCATCATCATCGTCGCCTTTCTAATCCTGAGCCTGGTATTCACACAGTATGTGGAAACGCTTGTTTATAAAAATAAGACGGAGGAGCTGATTTCTTACGGTGAAAATATCCTCCGCGATCTTGACCGGGGCGGTGAACGTCCTGACCAGGTGATCAATCAATATGCCCGGGTGCTTTTCGGCCGGGATATCCAATTCAGTGTATTCGATGAGAATATCCAGCTGCTGAATCCAATTAGATGGAGAGGGCCGGCGATTGAGTTATCGGAAAAAGAGTGGAGTCAGCTTACAAGCGGGAAGCCAATTGTGAAAAATTATGACCTCGAACGGTATGACCGTGCCGTGACCCTAGTGGTTTTGCCGTATGTTGATCGCGGAAACTTCATTGGCGGCATTCTCCTGACATCCCCAATCAGCGGGACACGGGAAATGATTACGGAAATCAATAAGTATTTGATTTATACCATGCTGATTGCGCTGGGAGTTTCGTTCCTCCTAAGCTGGGTTCTGGCGCGAATCCATGTCAATAGAATCAAAAAGCTTCAGGAAGCCACATCCGCCGTATCAGCAGGGGACTATACGGTTAAAGTGCCCAAGTCGGATTTTGATGAAATCGGTGAATTGGCGAACGATTTTAACAGTATGGTGAGCAGGCTGAATGAATCGAAATCCGAAATCGAAAGCCTGGAAAACCGGCGCCGCCAGTTTATGTCAGATGTCTCTCATGAATTGAGGACGCCGCTTACGACGATCAGCGGAATTATCGAGGGCCTCAGGAACGATATGATTCCTGAGGAGGAAAAAGAGCGGGGCATCAAGCTGGTCAGCCAGGAAACGAAGCGGCTGATTCGACTGGTCAATGAGAACCTTGATTATGATAAAATCCGCTCAAACCAGGTGCAGCTTGTAAAAGAAGACATTGAATTAATCGAGGTATTCGAGATCATCCAGGATCAGCTTGGGTTTCAGGCAGAAGAACGCCATAACAGAATCGAAATTGAGGCAGATGAAAAAGCCATGGTCCATGCCGATTATGATCGTCTTCTGCAGATTTTAATCAATATTACGAAAAACAGTATCCAGTTCACTGAAAACGGCACAATCTGGCTTCGCGGCAGGATGGTTGGGCCAAAGACGATGATTGAAATCGAGGATACCGGTATTGGCATTGAACCGGCTGAAATCGAAAAAATCTGGCATCGCTTTTACAAAGCAGATATCTCGAGAACGAGCAATCCGTTTGGAGAATTCGGTCTCGGTTTATCCATTGTCAAACAGCTCGTACAGATGCATGACGGGAAAATTTCTGTGAAAAGCGAACAGGGAAAAGGCACAAAATTCATAATCGAAATACCAGTAGAAAAGGGACAAAGTTTGTGA
- a CDS encoding nucleoside triphosphate pyrophosphohydrolase, with product MEKKEYNKLVRDLFPELMKGKGKKVEFEILDGSQYSAKLMEKFNEEVEKFRNTGTDRLLSEIVDLLEVVYAIAEHRGITESEVEFMRQLKKNRSGGFRKKILLKTIEESSQ from the coding sequence ATGGAGAAAAAAGAATATAACAAACTTGTTAGAGATCTTTTTCCTGAGTTGATGAAAGGGAAGGGAAAGAAGGTTGAATTTGAGATCTTAGATGGCAGTCAATATAGTGCAAAGCTCATGGAGAAATTCAATGAGGAAGTGGAGAAGTTCCGGAATACTGGAACGGACAGGCTTCTAAGTGAAATCGTCGATTTGCTTGAAGTGGTGTATGCAATTGCTGAGCATCGAGGGATTACAGAATCTGAAGTGGAGTTCATGCGCCAGTTAAAGAAGAATCGCAGCGGCGGTTTCAGAAAAAAAATCCTGCTTAAAACAATAGAAGAAAGTTCCCAGTGA
- a CDS encoding DinB family protein, with protein MSELLFKQFELTRGSFLKSIEGITAEQAGVQPKGFNNTIHWHIGHVLTVTEQFMMGYPKKSSHLPANYIECFGNGTRPSEWTGDVPSVDVLRDQLKVQLGRIKEVPASMLDEKLKKPFLGLETFGELANMALFHEAYHLGQIHSMKKLV; from the coding sequence ATGAGCGAGCTTTTATTCAAGCAATTTGAATTAACGAGAGGTTCTTTTTTGAAAAGCATTGAGGGCATCACTGCGGAACAGGCAGGTGTTCAGCCAAAAGGCTTCAATAATACCATCCACTGGCACATCGGGCATGTGCTGACAGTTACAGAACAGTTCATGATGGGTTATCCGAAAAAATCTAGTCATTTGCCTGCCAACTACATAGAGTGCTTCGGAAACGGTACCCGTCCATCCGAGTGGACAGGGGATGTTCCATCTGTTGATGTTTTGCGTGACCAATTGAAAGTGCAGCTGGGAAGGATCAAAGAAGTACCGGCTTCCATGCTGGATGAAAAGCTTAAGAAGCCGTTCCTTGGGTTGGAGACTTTTGGAGAGCTTGCGAACATGGCATTATTCCATGAAGCCTATCATCTTGGGCAAATACACTCGATGAAAAAATTAGTTTAG
- a CDS encoding serine hydrolase domain-containing protein: protein MKNKSLSIALAAVLGTGVLIPVTFAEGNQVPGASIEQREGKAGFDKVHPVFSWDKPGPLSPILHKGSVRGAGMVQQPLDEIDGHMESMISDGVMPGAVAFVARRGHIVKQEAYGYAYRYEDDQFTESSEPIEMEENTIFDLASISKIFTTTAAMILYDQGRFELDDKVSKHIPEFAANGKGEVTIRQLLTHTSGFTAWVPLYTKGGSREDRMNFVLEHPLNNEPGSTYTYSDLNMITLGLLIERLSGQRQDEFVKEYITEPLGMTDTMYNPPASLKKRIAATEYQPWTNRGIVWGEVHDENAWSLDGVAGHAGVFSTAEDLAKLAHMYLNDGRYGSEVILKPETVNLIVENQIPQFPGDDHGLGWELAQGWFMDALSEGTSLGHTGYTGTSIVVNRNNGTIAILLTNRVHPSRSTVSTNVARRQLARQVADSIPVNIPDGSAWFSGYGDKLQRNMTTEVKLDKPATLSFDTWYRIEADADYGYLEISEDGESWEQAAIFTGSSVDWNSEQVEIPAGTKHIRFRYQTDSYTNGRGWYVDNISLLTSEGKKVAPDFSGEGWQQRNY from the coding sequence ATGAAGAACAAATCACTATCTATTGCATTGGCCGCAGTTCTTGGTACGGGAGTGTTGATTCCGGTGACATTTGCGGAAGGCAATCAAGTGCCAGGGGCATCGATTGAACAAAGGGAGGGAAAAGCAGGATTCGATAAGGTGCATCCGGTTTTTTCATGGGACAAGCCTGGTCCATTATCCCCGATCCTACATAAAGGATCGGTTCGGGGAGCGGGCATGGTCCAACAGCCACTGGACGAAATTGACGGGCATATGGAGAGTATGATTTCTGATGGCGTGATGCCAGGAGCAGTCGCATTCGTTGCCCGCCGCGGACATATCGTGAAGCAGGAAGCCTACGGATATGCCTACAGATATGAAGATGACCAATTCACTGAGTCTAGTGAACCAATCGAGATGGAGGAAAATACAATCTTTGACCTTGCCTCTATCAGTAAAATTTTCACCACCACAGCAGCTATGATTCTTTATGACCAGGGAAGGTTCGAGCTCGATGACAAAGTTTCTAAGCATATTCCTGAATTCGCTGCCAATGGGAAGGGGGAAGTCACAATCAGGCAGCTCCTAACCCACACATCTGGTTTCACTGCATGGGTGCCATTATATACGAAAGGAGGCAGCCGTGAGGACAGGATGAATTTTGTATTAGAGCATCCACTGAACAATGAGCCGGGCAGTACTTATACATACAGCGACCTCAACATGATCACGCTTGGTTTGCTGATCGAAAGGCTCTCAGGACAGAGACAGGATGAGTTTGTTAAAGAATATATTACTGAGCCGCTCGGAATGACGGATACGATGTACAATCCGCCGGCTTCACTGAAAAAGCGGATCGCCGCGACCGAATACCAGCCATGGACGAACCGTGGAATAGTCTGGGGAGAAGTGCATGATGAAAACGCCTGGTCACTGGATGGTGTGGCCGGCCATGCTGGCGTGTTCTCGACAGCAGAGGACCTGGCAAAGCTCGCCCATATGTATTTGAATGATGGCCGATATGGCAGCGAAGTTATTTTAAAGCCGGAAACAGTTAACCTGATCGTTGAAAACCAGATTCCACAGTTCCCTGGTGATGACCATGGTTTAGGGTGGGAGCTTGCCCAGGGATGGTTCATGGATGCGTTATCCGAGGGCACTTCACTAGGACATACGGGTTATACCGGGACTTCCATTGTCGTGAACAGGAATAATGGCACAATTGCGATCCTGCTCACCAACAGAGTCCATCCTAGCCGGAGCACGGTTTCCACCAATGTCGCACGCAGACAACTGGCAAGGCAGGTTGCTGATTCCATACCTGTAAATATTCCAGACGGTTCAGCGTGGTTTTCGGGTTATGGCGATAAGCTGCAACGTAACATGACAACGGAAGTGAAACTGGACAAGCCTGCAACACTTTCATTTGACACCTGGTATCGGATTGAAGCGGATGCTGATTATGGGTATTTGGAAATCTCTGAGGATGGTGAAAGCTGGGAGCAAGCCGCTATTTTTACTGGAAGCAGTGTGGATTGGAATTCAGAGCAGGTTGAAATACCTGCAGGAACTAAGCACATCCGTTTCCGATATCAAACGGACAGTTATACAAATGGCCGTGGCTGGTATGTCGACAATATCAGTCTGCTAACCTCTGAAGGTAAAAAGGTTGCACCTGACTTCTCAGGAGAAGGCTGGCAGCAACGGAATTACTGA
- a CDS encoding HIT family protein, protein MYQENCPYCNVLADEEQQITLENETCYFIQKESEQQVLQGSGLIIPKLHKQNVFELSDQEWNDSRELLMGAKRILDEKYAPDGYSVGWNTGKAGGQSIFHAHLHVIPRFEDEPLAGKGIRYWIKQKENMRK, encoded by the coding sequence ATGTACCAAGAGAACTGCCCATATTGCAATGTGCTTGCTGACGAAGAGCAGCAAATCACACTTGAGAATGAAACATGTTATTTTATCCAGAAGGAGTCGGAACAGCAGGTCCTGCAGGGGAGCGGACTGATCATCCCGAAACTTCATAAGCAGAATGTCTTTGAGTTGTCTGACCAGGAGTGGAATGATTCGCGGGAGTTGCTGATGGGTGCAAAAAGGATTCTTGACGAGAAGTATGCACCGGATGGATACAGTGTTGGATGGAATACGGGGAAAGCGGGAGGACAATCGATTTTTCATGCTCATTTGCATGTGATTCCGCGATTCGAGGATGAACCTCTTGCCGGCAAGGGGATCAGGTATTGGATTAAACAAAAGGAAAATATGAGGAAATAA